The Ascochyta rabiei chromosome 10, complete sequence genome has a window encoding:
- a CDS encoding beta-glucan synthesis-associated protein translates to MSAPLSPRGENPPHLRLNSGSHDIITDDNSPPQARPSTARSTSARSLTTSIRPGTAPSPGPNIYSNVGLAESGDLLLPPRKSKMKAFRDESPLRSPSAISSRRTSWESDMSSRGPFASPFDDSRAPSRAGSEEDLNTQTVSEKFNIHPSAGLLLFPEDVEADDALHNPEPGEKDKRDCDIFTKRGMVNLGGLGIMVIGLLLLFIGYPILTFVDKLTEKKVGPCTNNPLCIEGKEHEPLLTNLRKGLIDPDTPDSAMSRKSYDGSTQNLVFSDEFNTDGRTFYDGDDPFFQAVDIWYGATQDLEWYDPDAVSTENGTLNLKFDLFKNHGLNYRSGMIQSWNKLCYKGGHLEASISLPGKGDVSGFWPGFWTMGNLARPGYLGSTEGLWPYSYHDECDVGITPNQSSYDGLSFLPGMRLPACTCPGEDHPSPGKSRSAPEIDALEGSVHFLGPGESNAVGVVSQSFQAAPFDTWYMPDYEQLEIYDTSITMMNAYKGGPFQQAISGLTNLNNDWYDGKQYQKYAFEYKTGGDGFITWYVGDDKTWTMKAPATRPTGNIGTRTIPEEPLAIIANFGMSNSFAAIDFAQIAAMLPATMRIDYIRIYQPEGSESITCDPDGYPTTQYIKNHPDAYQNPNHTEWKSTGFPWPKNSFMHDCDK, encoded by the exons ATGTCGGCGCCGCTGTCCCCTCGAGGGGAGAACCCGCCGCATCTTCGCCTCAACTCTGGATCGCACGACATAATCACAGACGACAACTCGCCGCCGCAAGCACGACCGAGCACAGCACGATCAACTTCGGCGCGATCACTAACTACCTCCATCCGCCCTGGCACCGCTCCGAGCCCCGGACCCAACATCTACTCCAATGTCGGCCTGGCAGAATCCGGAGACCTGCTGCTCCCACCGCGCAAGTCCAAGATGAAGGCATTCCGAGACGAATCACCGTTGCGCTCCCCCTCTGCTATATCCTCACGGCGAACAAGTTGGGAGTCGGACATGTCATCGAGAGGTCCGTTTGCCTCGCCTTTCGACGACTCCAGGGCGCCCTCGCGTGCAGGCAGCGAAGAGGACTTGAACACACAGACGGTGTCGGAGAAATTCAACATTCACCCGTCTGCAGGGTTACTGCTGTTTCCAGAAGATGTTGAGGCCGATGACGCCCTGCATAACCCTGAACCGGGCGAGAAAGACAAGCGTGACTGCGACATCTTCACCAAAAGAGGAATGGTCAACTTGGGTGGTCTTGGGATCATGGTGATTGGCCTGCTCCTCTTGTTCATTGGATACCCTATCCT TACTTTCGTCGACAAGTTAACGGAGAAGAAAGTTGGACCTTGCACAAACAATCCGCTCTGTATCGAGGGCAAAGAGCACGAGCCGCTTCTGACCAACCTGCGCAAGGGCCTGATCGATCCCGACACACCAGACTCTGCTATGTCACGCAAGTCGTATGATGGCTCCACACAAAACCTGGTTTTCTCCGACGAATTCAACACTGATGGCCGTACTTTCTACGATGGCGACGATCCATTCTTCCAGGCCGTTGACATTTGGTACGGTGCTACGCAGGATTTGGAG TGGTATGATCCTGATGCGGTATCCACCGAAAACGGTACGCTCAACTTGAAATTTGACCTATTCAAGAACCACGGTCTCAACTACCGATCGGGTATGATCCAGTCCTGGAACAAGTTGTGCTACAAGGGCGGCCATTTGGAGGCTAGTATCTCGTTACCCGGTAAGGGTGACGTTAGTGGATTCTGGCCTGGTTTCTGGACCATGGGCAACCTGGCTCGTCCGGGCTACCTTGGTTCGACCGAAGGCTTGTGGCCGTACAGTTACCACGATGAGTGCGACGTGGGAATTACGCCGAATCAGAGTTCGTACGATGGTCTCAGTTTTCTCCCTGGTATGAGGCTTCCTGCCTGCACTTGCCCAGGCGAGGACCACCCCAGCCCCGGCAAATCTCGCAGCGCTCCTGAAATCGATGCCTTGGAAGGCTCCGTCCATTTCCTTGGGCCTGGTGAAAGCAACGCTGTGGGAGTGGTATCCCAGTCTTTTCAGGCCGCGCCCTTCGACACCTGGTACATGCCGGATTATG AACAACTGGAGATCTACGATACCTCAATCACCATGATGAACGCGTACAAGGGTGGACCCTTCCAGCAGGCTATCTCTGGTCTGACCAACCTGAATAATGATTGGTATGATGGCAAGCAGTACCAGAAGTATGCCTTTGAGTACAAGACTGGCGGCGATGGTTTCATCACCTGGTACGTTGGTGACGACAAAACTTGGACCATGAAGGCTCCGGCTACGCGCCCCACTGGCAATATTGGAACTCGAACCATCCCGGAAGAGCCTCTAGCCATCATTGCCAACTTCGGCATGTCCAACAGTTTCGCAGCCATCGACTTTGCACAGATTGCTGCTATGTTGCCCGCCACGATGCGTATCGACTACATTCGCATCTACCAACCTGAGGGTAGCGAGAGCATAACCTGCGATCCAGATGGCTACCCCACAACACAATACATCAAGAACCATCCGGATGCTTACCAGAATCCCAACCACACAGAATG GAAATCGACAGGGTTCCCTTGGCCGAAGAACTCATTCATGCACGATTGCGACAAATAG